The nucleotide window ataagaaattttttaaataaataaaatatgttaataataggatttttaaagttaataataattataaaaaaattacttaaattaagatattattttatgattattaattagattgacgtattaaaatttaaaacttgattAACTAGgtttaaataatactaataatattaaaaaactacAAGACTGGTGTAGAAAAGATCACGtgaaatcataaataatcaattctctttcagaaaaaataattaaaataaataataaataaatatataataacacgagataaatattgaaatttaacaCGATATTTTGATGATTAAATTTGACATGTGAATATTATGTTGGaaagacaaacaaacaaaaagaggATAAAATAAATTGGAAATTTCTTGATCACGCCGTCCCCTGAGTTAAGGCCCAACGCTGCATCAATCTCATTCTCATTATTGGCAACCAAAATCAACAGTCCCAACCCAaacattaaaaatcatattttggtttttttagtaaggctaaaatacatttttaatttttataaatttgaaaatgtttgaaatccatttttataaaatttctagTATATTTTTCgttatcataaaattaaaatgtgttagGAAAAGCAAGCACACTAACGAATCACACGATCAGGAActcataacaaaaataaagttaaaacttaaaagcttAGACGGGGTAGTTTTGGAAACgggtaaattttaaaatctaagGGGGTGCAGGAAGCACAGTTGAGTTTGCGAGTTGGGTTTTCCCGATCGGGTTGCGCGACCCAGTTGGCCCAAAAGTGACTTAATCCAAAAAATTTGCCCTAACGCGATTAGGCGAGTCGTTTTCTGATTCTCCCACATCCTCACGAAGACACGAACAGAGCACTCTTCCTCTCGTCTCTCAGTTGCTCGCTTATTGTGATTTGTGAGTGCTCTGTATCTGTACCATTCTATTGCTGATATGAGTATAATATGATAGAACTTGGTATCTGCTATGTTTTTAGTACTTTGTTCTTTAGTCAACTTAGACTTTTTGGTAATGAATTTGTTATGCTAGTATAATCCTAGAAGCTTTCTGTGGCATCATTCTGtgaaatagaaaatttattttgctaCATCTTAGGGGTATAAATTTATAGAGATAGACTTGTAGAGAAATTTTTGGAACAACTCTGATCCCCTGGTTTAATAATCACAAACATCAATTTGCATTCAGTGTGAACAttgcttttgttttatttgttaaatttaaacCCCTTTCTAACTTTCATCAGTTCAGAATAATGTTTTGCCCAAAATTGTTGTTTCAGTTGATACCCTCCCCTCCAATGTCTTACATTTTCactgattttatttgatttccAATTTGTCTTTCCTCAGATTATGTTAAGTCCCAAATGATGTCTTCAAAGAGAGCCTCATCAATTACAGTTAGTTCTCTTTTGAAGTTGTGCAAAGGATGTTGCTCGCCCAAAGGCCTTAGTACATTGAGTGCTGTTAGCACTGCTGCTGAAAGGACAGATTTACAGTTTTCTGGTGGTTATCAAAATGATGATTCTTCAGGTTACCAGCAAAATCGTGTTGGGTTTTATCAGGAAAGCCAAAATAAGGTTGATTCTAATGAGcttttgaataagcaaagaCCTGATTATGTTTCCCAAGCAAATGCAGAGCAAAATTCTTATGGAGCTGGTCAGATTGCAGATGGAGGTCATATAAATATGACCCAAAACGTTCACAATAATTTGGTGGGTTATAATGGAAGTGTCAATGGGTACTTTGGTCAAGGCAACATGAGAATGCAACAAAAAGTTAGGGCAGGTGTTGGTAGTGCATGGGGCTCTGGGATGCATGCAAATCCATTGGTTGAGAAACATGGTTGGAcacacgaacctggacaaaaGATGCAGTCTCCCAATGCATATGGTTCACCTAGGCCTTTAGAGTCACAGGGAAATCTTAGAGGGGACCTAAATCAAAACATTGATCATTTTCAGCAGCCAGAAAATGTTCATTACAAAGGGAGTCATGAAATGCGTCAACAGTACCCAGGTTCTGGACAGTTTCAGCAGAGTCTAAAAGATGGTCGATATTTGCCAAACTTGAATATTGCACAAAGATCAGGGGTTGGCTCTCATCTATCAAATAATGCAAATCATGATGGCGAATCAGACAAGGCATCTAATGATAGTCCATATAGAGCTACACTTGAGGAATTAGATAATTTCTGCATCGAGGGTAACGTGAAGGAAGCAGTTAATGTTTTGGAATTGTTGGAAAAACTACATATTCCTGTGGATTTGCCCCGATATTTGCAATTAATGCACCAATGTGCGGAGAATAAATCTCTTGAAGAGGCAAAAATTGTACACAGGCATACTTCACAACATCTGTCACCTCTCCAAGTCAGCACATATAATAGGATATTGGAGATGTATTTAGAATGTGGTTCTGTAGATGATGCTCTCAACATTTTCAACAATATGCCAGAGCGCAACTTGACTACTTGGGATACTATGATAACACAGCTTGCTAAGAATGGGTTTGCCGAAGATTCAATTGATCTATTTACTCAATTTAAAAACTTGGGACTGAAACCTGATGGGCAGATGTTCATTGGAGTTCTATTTGCATGTAGTGTGCTGGGAGATATTGACGAGGGAATGCTGCACTTTGAATCCATGAGCAAGGATTACGGCATTGTACCATCTATGACTCATTTTGTCAGTGTAGTAGACATGATTGGCAGCATTGGGCATCTGGATGAAGCCTTTGAGTTCATTGAAAGGATGCCAATGGAGCCAAGTGCTGAGACATGGGAGACTTTGATGAATCTCTGTAGAGTTCATGGGAACACTGGGCTGGGGGATCGTTGTGCTGAGCTAGTTGAGCAGCTAGATTCTTCTCGTTTAAATGAGCAATCAAAGGCTGGCCTTGTACCTGTAAAAGCCTCAGACTTgacaaaagagaaagaaaaaaagaatttggCAAGCAAA belongs to Glycine soja cultivar W05 chromosome 5, ASM419377v2, whole genome shotgun sequence and includes:
- the LOC114412906 gene encoding pentatricopeptide repeat-containing protein At4g32450, mitochondrial-like, coding for MMSSKRASSITVSSLLKLCKGCCSPKGLSTLSAVSTAAERTDLQFSGGYQNDDSSGYQQNRVGFYQESQNKVDSNELLNKQRPDYVSQANAEQNSYGAGQIADGGHINMTQNVHNNLVGYNGSVNGYFGQGNMRMQQKVRAGVGSAWGSGMHANPLVEKHGWTHEPGQKMQSPNAYGSPRPLESQGNLRGDLNQNIDHFQQPENVHYKGSHEMRQQYPGSGQFQQSLKDGRYLPNLNIAQRSGVGSHLSNNANHDGESDKASNDSPYRATLEELDNFCIEGNVKEAVNVLELLEKLHIPVDLPRYLQLMHQCAENKSLEEAKIVHRHTSQHLSPLQVSTYNRILEMYLECGSVDDALNIFNNMPERNLTTWDTMITQLAKNGFAEDSIDLFTQFKNLGLKPDGQMFIGVLFACSVLGDIDEGMLHFESMSKDYGIVPSMTHFVSVVDMIGSIGHLDEAFEFIERMPMEPSAETWETLMNLCRVHGNTGLGDRCAELVEQLDSSRLNEQSKAGLVPVKASDLTKEKEKKNLASKNLLEVRSRVREYRAGDTSHPENDKIYALLRGLKSQMKEAGYVPETKFVLHDIDQEGKEEALLAHSERLAVAYGLLNSPARAPMRVIKNLRVCGDCHTALKIISKLVGRELIIRDAKRFHHFKDGLCSCRDYW